One part of the Chryseobacterium sp. 7 genome encodes these proteins:
- a CDS encoding histidine kinase, which produces MIVNFKHALSQKSIYITALSACLIAVAAFAVLSLLITEDSRKNTDDFAKKTFFRKYESIEHEFRNIEDYQYLLRALIQKDGLKNYKDYSLVLNDLNKKRNLLPYSWYYYENTTSGKSDSNNPLSDIFKKTDNKEKSIAIKNSGPGHFKDLLITRKDSMYWISYDSMMLPDKNKLYYGSTVSLDDLHQYFINVDKSSNTYAYVFTKEGICITHPEKKYIGKNIFDITDIKPNDTLTSKTEAGYTKGTALSEYLGVEVTRFIKPLKTDNFDGYTVVNHVNFIIDENISKIKTYTVYIFLAALFLIVTVFILFQRATNLAYQEKEKIQTEKNLLLIENEKMHKAEVINQLQQLKNNINPHFLFNSLNSLYMLIGINKENAQKFTMNLSKIYRYLIVPPKENIVPVSQEIKFIQQYMELLKSRFDEEIRFEMIINDRESLEKRIPYLSLQIVTENAVKHNIATIDQPLEIIITVDVEGVTVKNTWQPKTEPVQGEKFGIDYLNQVYGYFKNNLLHISVDGEYFICFLPLME; this is translated from the coding sequence TTGATTGTTAATTTTAAGCACGCTTTATCCCAAAAGTCCATTTATATTACCGCTTTATCTGCCTGTCTGATTGCTGTGGCAGCATTTGCTGTTTTGAGTCTTCTGATCACCGAAGACAGCCGGAAAAATACCGATGATTTTGCAAAGAAAACTTTCTTCCGAAAATATGAATCCATAGAACATGAATTCAGAAATATAGAAGATTATCAATATCTGCTTCGTGCTCTGATTCAGAAAGATGGCTTAAAAAATTACAAAGACTATTCTTTAGTTTTAAATGATTTAAACAAAAAAAGAAATCTTCTTCCTTATAGTTGGTATTATTATGAAAATACTACTTCGGGAAAATCGGACAGCAATAATCCTTTATCTGATATTTTTAAAAAGACTGATAATAAGGAGAAATCTATTGCGATAAAAAATAGCGGTCCGGGGCATTTTAAAGACCTTTTGATTACCCGAAAAGACAGTATGTACTGGATAAGCTATGATTCTATGATGCTGCCTGATAAAAACAAATTATACTACGGTTCTACCGTAAGTCTGGATGATCTTCATCAATACTTTATCAATGTTGACAAAAGCTCCAATACCTACGCTTATGTCTTTACCAAAGAAGGAATCTGCATTACCCATCCTGAGAAAAAATACATCGGAAAGAATATTTTTGACATTACGGATATTAAGCCTAATGATACGCTGACCAGCAAAACTGAAGCGGGATATACCAAAGGAACAGCTTTATCAGAATATCTGGGAGTAGAAGTAACACGTTTTATAAAACCATTGAAGACCGATAATTTTGACGGATATACAGTAGTAAACCACGTGAATTTTATCATCGATGAAAACATCAGCAAGATAAAAACCTATACTGTTTATATTTTTCTGGCAGCGCTATTTCTTATTGTAACGGTCTTTATATTATTCCAGAGGGCAACTAATCTGGCGTATCAGGAAAAAGAAAAAATACAGACTGAGAAGAATTTATTACTGATAGAGAACGAAAAGATGCACAAAGCCGAAGTGATCAATCAGCTTCAGCAGCTTAAAAATAATATCAATCCGCATTTCCTTTTCAATTCATTGAATTCCCTTTACATGCTGATCGGGATCAATAAAGAGAATGCACAGAAGTTTACTATGAATCTTTCCAAGATCTACAGATATCTGATAGTGCCTCCGAAAGAAAATATTGTTCCGGTTTCGCAGGAAATCAAATTTATACAACAATATATGGAACTTCTGAAAAGCAGGTTTGATGAAGAGATCAGGTTTGAAATGATTATTAATGATCGTGAAAGTCTGGAAAAAAGAATTCCGTATTTATCATTGCAGATCGTTACAGAAAATGCTGTAAAACACAATATTGCAACGATAGATCAACCTTTGGAAATTATCATTACGGTAGATGTGGAAGGCGTTACAGTGAAGAATACCTGGCAGCCTAAAACGGAACCGGTACAGGGAGAGAAATTCGGAATTGATTATTTGAACCAGGTTTATGGGTATTTTAAGAATAATCTTCTTCATATTTCTGTAGATGGTGAATATTTCATATGTTTTTTGCCATTAATGGAGTGA
- a CDS encoding thioredoxin family protein, with amino-acid sequence MKKIISGISIFCTIIISAQEAIQFQDLTFKDIIAKAKKEKKLVFIDAYASWCGPCKMMEKNVFNQKSVSDYYNSNFINARFDMEKGEGRDIASKFGVRSYPTYLFLNGEGELVSRNTGYMEESLFVAMAQDINSPGNKKGSLKDRFASGEKDPEFLINIMKLNANSDYDFAKKASERYFQNKKKTEELTKDEIGFLLYFVKSSEDTNYNVFASRKAEIIKYLPEETYNEFDAQLKLGKIVEQSIDDKNKRINDDYFMKTAEPLVGKEAAQKKLNQTKLSYYEQNSNFPEYEKAALEYYKNSDTFDPNELLRAAWVFADHVKTPASLKKATEWAEKSVMRSETSENTYILAKLYYLTGNKEMAKNYAEMSKNIAAQGNNDSQLANELLKQIK; translated from the coding sequence ATGAAGAAGATCATCTCTGGGATATCTATTTTTTGTACCATCATTATTTCAGCTCAGGAAGCTATACAGTTTCAGGATCTGACTTTCAAGGATATTATTGCTAAAGCCAAAAAGGAAAAGAAATTGGTTTTTATTGATGCTTATGCATCATGGTGCGGTCCCTGCAAAATGATGGAGAAAAATGTTTTTAACCAAAAATCGGTGAGTGATTATTACAATAGCAATTTCATTAATGCAAGATTTGACATGGAAAAAGGAGAAGGCAGAGACATTGCTTCAAAATTTGGAGTACGTTCCTATCCTACTTATCTTTTTCTGAACGGTGAAGGCGAACTTGTTTCCAGAAATACAGGATATATGGAAGAAAGCCTGTTTGTAGCCATGGCGCAGGACATTAATTCACCCGGAAATAAAAAAGGCTCCCTGAAAGATCGCTTTGCCAGTGGTGAAAAAGATCCGGAATTCCTGATAAACATTATGAAACTTAATGCTAATTCAGATTATGACTTTGCTAAAAAAGCTTCCGAAAGATATTTTCAGAATAAAAAGAAAACTGAAGAACTGACCAAAGATGAAATCGGATTTCTTCTCTATTTCGTAAAATCATCAGAAGATACCAATTATAATGTATTTGCATCCAGAAAAGCAGAAATCATTAAATATCTTCCGGAAGAAACTTATAATGAATTTGATGCTCAGCTGAAATTAGGAAAAATAGTAGAACAGTCTATTGATGATAAAAATAAAAGAATCAACGATGACTATTTCATGAAAACAGCTGAACCATTGGTAGGAAAAGAAGCGGCTCAAAAAAAACTGAATCAGACGAAGCTAAGCTACTACGAGCAAAACAGTAATTTTCCGGAGTACGAAAAGGCAGCTTTAGAATATTATAAAAATTCAGATACATTTGACCCTAATGAGCTTTTAAGAGCGGCATGGGTATTTGCAGATCATGTAAAAACCCCAGCTTCATTAAAGAAAGCAACAGAATGGGCAGAAAAGTCTGTCATGAGAAGCGAAACTTCAGAAAATACTTACATACTTGCCAAACTCTACTACCTTACAGGAAATAAAGAGATGGCAAAAAACTATGCTGAAATGTCTAAAAATATTGCAGCTCAGGGCAATAATGATTCTCAATTAGCAAATGAACTATTAAAGCAAATAAAATAA
- a CDS encoding DUF3575 domain-containing protein, which produces MKYKLLAAGILAFLSGGTLSAQEQEQGGQDKSLYIKGNALFAPIGIINLGIEKQISPKYTLQGDVFISPWKSFAGHELQMYSLSIEGRYYFKEAFKNWYIGANIGVSAYNLQKWNYWNNHTTGQKDDGEIVMNSNLYQKGYSLMLGITAGYQFQLSERWNLDIYGTVGTSQGFYKGYDRTTGRRYDNAEKFNKSGEIIPYRGGVMISYKLK; this is translated from the coding sequence ATGAAATATAAATTATTAGCAGCAGGCATTTTAGCTTTCCTGTCGGGAGGTACATTGAGTGCTCAGGAACAGGAACAAGGAGGACAGGATAAAAGTTTATACATAAAAGGCAATGCATTATTTGCTCCGATAGGAATTATAAATCTCGGAATAGAAAAACAGATAAGTCCCAAATATACTCTACAGGGAGATGTTTTCATTTCACCATGGAAGTCTTTTGCAGGACATGAATTACAGATGTATTCACTTTCTATTGAAGGAAGATATTATTTTAAGGAAGCCTTTAAAAATTGGTATATAGGAGCCAATATTGGTGTATCAGCTTATAATCTTCAAAAATGGAATTATTGGAATAATCATACAACTGGTCAAAAAGACGATGGAGAGATTGTTATGAATTCAAATCTTTATCAGAAAGGATATTCTCTAATGTTGGGTATTACAGCAGGATATCAATTCCAATTATCAGAAAGATGGAATCTTGATATTTACGGAACAGTTGGAACATCGCAAGGATTTTATAAAGGATATGATCGTACAACAGGAAGACGTTATGATAATGCTGAGAAATTTAACAAAAGTGGTGAAATCATTCCTTACAGAGGAGGTGTAATGATTTCTTATAAATTAAAATAA
- a CDS encoding exo-beta-N-acetylmuramidase NamZ domain-containing protein encodes MNLDFKIKNLLLICLIFLGVFNQYYSQTQVQSDFKTGADQPELYLPLLKGKTIGVVTNQTGLMSDRTYLVDFLVKNGIKIKSIFAPEHGFRGDADAGAKVKNGVDVKTGIPIVSLYGNNKKPKPEQLSGIDIVVFDIQDVGVRFYTYISTLSYLMEAGAENNVEVMVLDRPNPHDGYTDGPVLRKRWTSFVGLHEVPVVYGLTIGEYGKMVNGEKWLKNGVQAKYTLIPMKNYHKKQRYPILDKPSPNLPNDKAINLYPSLCFFEGTQVSVGRGTDLPFQIYGSPWTENLPYQFTPKPSYGAKDPFLNGKLCYGENLSNYPNDLRELNLEWVIKAYQNYKNPQQDFFLKNLWFDTLSGTDEFRKQIIDGKSIPEIKASWKKDLESFEKIRTRYVVYED; translated from the coding sequence ATGAATTTAGATTTCAAAATTAAAAATTTACTTCTGATTTGCCTAATTTTTTTAGGAGTATTCAACCAATATTATTCTCAGACTCAAGTTCAATCGGATTTTAAAACGGGGGCAGACCAGCCTGAACTCTATTTGCCATTGTTAAAAGGTAAAACCATAGGAGTGGTAACCAATCAGACGGGTTTGATGAGTGACAGAACTTATTTGGTGGATTTTCTGGTGAAAAACGGGATTAAAATCAAATCAATTTTTGCTCCGGAACATGGTTTTCGAGGTGATGCCGATGCAGGTGCAAAAGTGAAAAACGGAGTAGATGTAAAAACTGGAATTCCTATTGTTTCTCTGTATGGCAATAATAAAAAACCCAAACCGGAACAGCTTTCTGGAATTGATATTGTTGTTTTCGACATTCAGGATGTGGGAGTGAGATTCTACACTTATATCTCCACATTGTCTTACCTGATGGAAGCGGGTGCTGAAAATAATGTGGAGGTAATGGTACTGGATCGTCCCAATCCACATGATGGATATACTGATGGACCTGTTTTGAGAAAAAGATGGACAAGCTTTGTAGGATTGCATGAAGTGCCTGTAGTGTACGGGTTAACAATAGGTGAGTATGGAAAAATGGTGAATGGCGAGAAATGGCTGAAAAATGGTGTTCAGGCCAAATATACACTTATTCCAATGAAGAATTATCACAAAAAACAGCGTTATCCGATACTTGATAAACCTTCTCCTAACTTACCGAATGATAAAGCCATCAACTTATACCCAAGTCTGTGCTTTTTTGAAGGTACTCAGGTTTCTGTAGGACGAGGAACAGATCTTCCATTTCAGATTTATGGTTCCCCATGGACAGAAAATTTGCCGTATCAGTTTACGCCAAAACCAAGCTATGGTGCAAAAGACCCTTTCCTGAACGGGAAATTATGTTATGGTGAAAATCTTTCCAATTATCCTAATGATTTAAGAGAATTGAATCTTGAATGGGTTATCAAGGCCTATCAGAATTATAAAAACCCTCAGCAGGATTTCTTCCTGAAAAATCTTTGGTTTGATACCCTATCCGGAACTGATGAATTCAGAAAACAGATCATTGACGGAAAGTCAATTCCAGAAATTAAAGCTTCGTGGAAAAAAGATCTGGAAAGTTTCGAAAAGATCAGGACCCGATATGTGGTATATGAAGATTAA
- a CDS encoding ABC transporter permease, with protein MKFPLYFSRKIAFSKDNKNNLSRVIIFIGRLSVALGIIVSLITVATGFGSKKAIKERLADFSGHITVRSTRSNSSYNTSVLDNQGLNIAKIKELPDVESIQKYVTVTGIMRNEHNFAGIIFKGIGKDFDSLRFKKFLIAGTTPKVTEKGFNNDIAISQKVAKDLHLKLNDSIVTVFLKADQKPLYRKFRVIGIYRTDIKLIDEQFVIGGINHARKIQDMKPDEIGGIDIFLKDVNDIDKDFPDIEKLIGYKNYAEKATEKFPQITDWISIFDTNIALIIIIMLIVVVINIIMVLLILIIERTNSIGLLKTLGASNSQIRATFINYTLIIMIPGLLYGNAIGLGLILIQKFFGVIKLNPENYYVSTVPVDLNPIAIISISVGILFISGLALIIPSYLISKISPVKAIKYN; from the coding sequence TTGAAATTTCCTTTATATTTCTCTAGAAAAATAGCATTTTCCAAAGATAACAAAAATAACCTTTCAAGGGTTATCATCTTCATTGGCAGGCTTTCCGTAGCATTAGGAATTATTGTTTCCCTAATTACCGTAGCCACTGGTTTTGGTTCCAAAAAAGCTATCAAAGAGAGGCTGGCAGATTTCAGCGGACACATTACAGTGAGGTCTACACGATCAAATTCTTCATACAATACTTCCGTACTGGATAATCAGGGGCTGAATATTGCCAAAATAAAAGAACTTCCCGATGTAGAAAGCATCCAAAAATATGTGACGGTGACCGGAATTATGCGTAATGAGCACAATTTCGCAGGAATCATCTTTAAAGGAATCGGGAAAGATTTTGACAGTTTAAGATTCAAAAAATTCCTTATCGCGGGGACGACACCAAAAGTAACGGAAAAAGGGTTCAATAATGATATTGCTATTTCACAAAAAGTAGCCAAAGACCTTCATCTTAAGCTGAATGACAGTATTGTTACGGTATTTTTAAAAGCAGATCAAAAACCGCTTTACCGTAAATTCAGAGTGATTGGTATTTACAGAACAGATATTAAACTGATTGATGAACAGTTTGTTATAGGAGGAATCAACCATGCGAGAAAAATTCAGGATATGAAACCTGATGAAATTGGCGGAATTGACATCTTCCTGAAAGATGTAAATGACATCGACAAAGATTTTCCAGACATTGAAAAACTGATCGGATATAAAAACTACGCTGAAAAGGCGACTGAAAAATTTCCTCAGATCACGGACTGGATCAGTATTTTTGACACCAATATAGCCCTGATCATTATCATTATGCTGATTGTAGTAGTAATCAATATCATCATGGTTCTCCTGATCCTTATTATTGAAAGAACCAATTCTATTGGGCTTCTCAAAACATTGGGAGCAAGCAATTCACAGATAAGAGCCACTTTCATTAATTATACTTTGATTATTATGATTCCGGGACTTTTGTATGGAAATGCTATCGGGCTGGGACTTATTTTGATCCAGAAATTCTTTGGAGTGATCAAACTTAATCCGGAAAACTATTACGTGAGTACGGTTCCTGTAGACCTTAACCCAATTGCGATTATCTCTATTTCTGTAGGAATTCTTTTTATCTCAGGACTGGCTTTGATTATTCCAAGTTACCTGATCAGTAAGATTTCTCCAGTGAAGGCGATTAAATACAATTAA
- a CDS encoding PLP-dependent cysteine synthase family protein — protein MKYAKNILETIGNTPLVKLNKVLGEDFPALVLAKVETFNPGNSVKDRMALKMIEDAEKDGRLKPGGTIIEGTSGNTGMGLALAAIIKGYKCIFVTNSKQSKEKCDILRAVGAEVIVCPTDVKPTDPRSYYSVSKRLAKETENGWYVNQYDNLSNRAAHYESTAPEIWEQTEGKLTHFVVGAGTGGTITGCGTFFKEKNADIKVIGVDTYGSILKEFHETGELHYDHAYTYITEGIGEDIIPENYDMSVIDHFEKVTDKDGAIYARKLAKEEGIFCGYSAGSAIASLIQMKDQFTKDDVIVVLLHDHGSRYVGKIYNDEWMKEMGWLEESK, from the coding sequence ATGAAATACGCAAAAAATATCCTTGAAACGATAGGTAACACACCGCTGGTAAAGCTTAACAAAGTATTAGGTGAAGATTTTCCGGCATTAGTATTAGCAAAAGTAGAGACCTTCAATCCCGGAAACTCCGTAAAGGACAGAATGGCTCTTAAAATGATAGAAGATGCCGAAAAAGACGGCAGATTAAAACCTGGAGGAACTATTATTGAAGGAACTTCCGGAAATACAGGAATGGGATTGGCATTAGCTGCCATCATCAAAGGGTACAAATGCATCTTTGTGACGAATTCAAAACAGTCTAAAGAAAAATGTGATATTCTTCGTGCTGTAGGTGCTGAAGTAATTGTTTGTCCTACGGACGTAAAACCTACCGATCCACGTTCTTATTATTCAGTTTCCAAAAGACTGGCTAAAGAAACAGAAAACGGATGGTATGTAAACCAATATGATAATTTATCCAACAGAGCAGCTCATTATGAATCTACCGCTCCGGAGATCTGGGAACAGACTGAAGGAAAACTGACTCATTTTGTAGTAGGAGCCGGAACAGGAGGTACCATCACAGGATGCGGAACGTTCTTTAAAGAAAAAAATGCTGACATCAAAGTAATCGGGGTTGATACTTACGGATCTATTCTGAAAGAATTCCATGAAACAGGTGAATTACATTATGATCATGCCTATACTTATATTACAGAAGGAATTGGAGAAGATATCATTCCTGAAAACTATGATATGTCTGTAATTGATCACTTTGAAAAAGTAACCGATAAAGACGGTGCCATCTACGCGAGAAAACTGGCTAAAGAAGAAGGAATTTTCTGCGGATATTCTGCCGGAAGTGCTATTGCATCTTTGATTCAGATGAAAGATCAGTTCACGAAAGATGATGTAATTGTTGTGTTACTTCACGACCACGGTTCAAGATATGTAGGAAAAATCTACAATGACGAGTGGATGAAGGAAATGGGCTGGCTGGAAGAAAGCAAATAA
- a CDS encoding YcxB family protein, which translates to MNEEKVITLKPDRKIFEDIYFSGNQGSLLFSPTTKGKTIATIAAAVIVFIVFLLKDLLSKENAGVLYFLSFIFLLCAVFLSVSVNKVSRWKKQVNHYLNVLEKCEIYEIRFDQNFFTVNIDGEKETSEWKDFEYADSNNEFISLEGKYSYMFPRKAMSEKEYSFLKNTLKDKVKIDQ; encoded by the coding sequence ATGAATGAAGAAAAGGTGATTACACTAAAACCAGACAGAAAGATTTTTGAAGATATTTATTTTAGTGGTAATCAGGGAAGTCTGCTTTTTTCACCTACTACAAAAGGTAAAACGATTGCCACCATTGCAGCAGCAGTCATTGTTTTTATCGTTTTTCTTTTAAAAGATCTTCTGAGTAAAGAGAATGCAGGTGTTTTATACTTCCTGAGTTTTATATTTTTGCTTTGTGCCGTTTTTTTATCCGTTAGCGTTAATAAAGTATCAAGATGGAAAAAACAGGTAAATCATTATCTGAATGTTTTAGAGAAATGTGAAATTTACGAAATCAGATTTGACCAGAATTTTTTCACAGTCAATATTGATGGTGAAAAAGAAACCAGCGAATGGAAAGATTTTGAATATGCTGACAGCAATAACGAGTTTATTTCTCTTGAAGGAAAATACAGTTATATGTTTCCCAGAAAAGCAATGAGTGAGAAAGAGTACAGTTTTCTCAAGAATACGCTAAAAGATAAAGTGAAAATCGATCAATAA
- a CDS encoding chaperone modulator CbpM, with protein MSERISREELVKIYNIEITFFDELVDYGLLNIQIEDNIHYLMYEDLPNLEKFANWHYDLEINLPGLEVIHNMLKKLDALNRRNRELMNKLSAISDQYEDI; from the coding sequence ATGAGTGAAAGAATATCACGGGAAGAACTCGTAAAAATCTATAATATAGAAATCACTTTTTTTGATGAGCTTGTTGACTATGGGCTGCTGAATATTCAGATTGAAGACAATATTCATTACCTGATGTATGAAGACCTGCCCAATCTGGAAAAATTTGCAAATTGGCATTATGATCTTGAAATTAATCTGCCAGGCCTTGAAGTGATTCATAATATGCTGAAAAAACTGGATGCGCTGAACCGCAGAAACAGAGAACTGATGAACAAACTTTCTGCAATAAGTGATCAATATGAAGATATTTAG
- a CDS encoding DnaJ C-terminal domain-containing protein, which produces MAYIDYYKILGVDKSATQDDIKKAYRKQARKHHPDLNPGDKEAEKKFKELNEANEVLSNPENRSKYDKYGENWKHGEEYEKAQQQQQRQYQQQSYNGGYSGADFGEGEDFSDFFQNMFGGAGGGFGKSSRGRASGKFKGQDITAELNLNLRDAAKTHPQTFEINGKKVRITIPAGVYDGQQIKLKGHGNPGANGGPSGDLYITFNIPADPDFERIGDDLKTKVVVDLYTAVLGGEVKVNTLEGSVNLKVKPETQTGMTVRLKGKGFPVYKKEGEHGDLFVTYEVKLPTNLTEKQKELFEQLKNS; this is translated from the coding sequence ATGGCTTATATAGATTATTATAAGATTTTAGGCGTAGATAAAAGCGCAACTCAGGATGATATTAAAAAAGCCTACCGGAAACAGGCAAGAAAACATCATCCCGATCTGAATCCCGGAGACAAAGAAGCGGAAAAGAAATTCAAAGAGCTGAACGAAGCTAATGAAGTGCTCAGTAACCCGGAAAACAGGTCAAAATACGACAAATACGGAGAAAACTGGAAGCATGGCGAAGAATACGAAAAAGCCCAGCAGCAACAGCAAAGACAGTATCAGCAGCAAAGCTACAACGGAGGTTATTCCGGAGCAGACTTTGGTGAGGGGGAAGACTTCTCAGATTTCTTCCAAAATATGTTTGGTGGAGCTGGCGGAGGATTTGGTAAAAGTTCTAGAGGAAGAGCTTCAGGAAAATTCAAAGGACAGGATATCACTGCCGAACTGAATCTTAACTTAAGAGACGCCGCAAAAACTCATCCGCAAACTTTTGAAATCAATGGCAAGAAAGTAAGAATTACTATTCCGGCTGGAGTATATGACGGGCAGCAGATTAAATTGAAAGGACACGGAAATCCGGGAGCAAACGGAGGTCCAAGCGGAGATTTATACATTACCTTCAATATTCCGGCCGATCCGGATTTTGAAAGAATTGGTGATGATCTGAAAACCAAAGTAGTGGTTGATCTGTACACTGCCGTTTTAGGAGGAGAAGTGAAAGTAAACACGCTGGAAGGAAGTGTAAACCTTAAAGTAAAACCGGAAACCCAAACCGGAATGACGGTAAGGCTGAAAGGCAAAGGTTTCCCTGTCTATAAAAAAGAAGGCGAACACGGAGATCTTTTTGTAACCTACGAAGTGAAACTGCCTACCAACCTTACTGAAAAGCAGAAAGAACTTTTTGAACAACTAAAAAATTCCTAA
- a CDS encoding dicarboxylate/amino acid:cation symporter, whose product MKEVLKNYSGIIFLLLGITIGSIIGIVAPGIVEYIKPLGDIFLNLLFVSVVPLVFFAVSNSIASLEQQSKFGRIILVMALTFLFFILTAAIFTICAVYLFPVSGVSGSSEIMNEAANEDSWGNRIVSFFTVGEFTELFSRRNMLALLVFAFLTGFAARKTGEQGQPFRVFIASGYEVMKELLLLVMKLAPIGLGAYFAYQVATLGPQLFGFYAKPLGLYYIAGIIYFLVFFSIYAFMANGQKGVKSFWTNAIYPTLTAISTCSSFATMPANLQAASKIGIPNSIANLVIPIGTTLHKNGSSMSSIIKIYVAFLIIGRDFFDPANLLLALGITVFVSIVAGGIPNGGYIGEMLMISVYKLPQEAIPAVMIIGTLVDPLATVLNAVGDIVAAMFVNRFVKV is encoded by the coding sequence ATGAAAGAGGTACTGAAAAACTACTCCGGAATCATATTTTTACTTTTGGGAATCACTATTGGAAGCATCATTGGAATTGTTGCGCCAGGTATTGTGGAATACATTAAGCCTTTGGGAGATATTTTTCTGAATCTTCTTTTTGTGAGTGTAGTTCCTTTGGTATTTTTTGCCGTTTCCAACTCTATTGCTTCTCTGGAGCAACAGTCTAAATTTGGAAGAATCATTCTTGTGATGGCACTTACCTTTTTATTTTTTATTCTCACTGCAGCAATTTTTACGATTTGTGCAGTATACCTTTTCCCGGTTTCAGGAGTTTCCGGAAGCTCGGAGATTATGAATGAAGCGGCTAATGAAGATAGCTGGGGCAACAGAATTGTAAGTTTCTTTACCGTAGGGGAATTTACGGAGCTTTTCTCAAGAAGAAATATGCTGGCACTTTTGGTATTTGCATTCCTAACAGGATTTGCTGCCAGAAAAACGGGTGAGCAGGGACAGCCTTTTAGGGTTTTCATTGCTTCAGGATATGAAGTGATGAAAGAATTGCTTTTGCTGGTGATGAAGCTTGCACCTATTGGTTTGGGTGCCTATTTTGCTTATCAGGTAGCGACTTTAGGACCACAGCTTTTTGGGTTTTATGCCAAGCCTTTAGGACTTTATTATATTGCCGGAATTATTTATTTTCTTGTGTTCTTTTCTATTTATGCTTTTATGGCCAATGGGCAGAAAGGAGTTAAAAGTTTCTGGACGAATGCGATCTACCCTACTTTAACTGCAATAAGTACCTGCAGCAGTTTCGCAACAATGCCAGCCAATTTACAGGCGGCTTCAAAAATAGGGATTCCGAATTCTATTGCCAATCTTGTAATTCCTATTGGAACTACTTTGCATAAAAACGGATCTTCTATGTCTTCTATTATTAAGATCTATGTAGCTTTTTTAATTATTGGAAGAGATTTTTTTGATCCTGCCAACCTGCTTTTAGCTTTGGGAATTACCGTTTTTGTGAGTATTGTAGCGGGTGGAATTCCTAACGGCGGATATATTGGTGAGATGCTGATGATCTCTGTTTACAAATTACCTCAGGAAGCCATTCCTGCAGTGATGATTATCGGAACTTTGGTAGATCCTCTGGCTACAGTTCTGAATGCTGTAGGAGATATCGTCGCCGCCATGTTTGTGAACCGGTTTGTGAAGGTCTGA
- a CDS encoding DUF779 domain-containing protein: METKISRLSATEQALEVIRKLEDQYGPLMFYQAGGCCEGTQPQCFEKGGFFPRMNDAMIGTINGYEFWIDRDLFEYWKYSHFTLDVTDGFGPGGFSLETPLGKTFKVHYRLFTPDEYENLEPVKRSE; encoded by the coding sequence ATGGAAACAAAAATATCAAGACTTTCCGCAACAGAACAGGCTCTTGAGGTAATACGCAAGCTGGAAGACCAATACGGTCCTCTGATGTTCTATCAGGCAGGCGGATGTTGTGAAGGAACCCAGCCGCAATGCTTCGAAAAAGGAGGATTCTTTCCCAGAATGAATGATGCTATGATTGGTACCATTAACGGATATGAGTTCTGGATAGACCGCGATCTTTTCGAATACTGGAAATATTCACATTTTACCCTGGATGTTACTGATGGTTTCGGACCTGGTGGCTTTTCATTAGAAACCCCTTTAGGAAAAACTTTTAAAGTTCATTACAGGCTTTTCACTCCGGATGAATATGAAAATCTGGAACCTGTAAAACGCAGTGAATAG